In Ectothiorhodospiraceae bacterium 2226, a single window of DNA contains:
- a CDS encoding inorganic phosphate transporter gives MEYGLILILLAVAFGLFMAWGVGANDVANAMSTSVGSRALTIKQAIIIAAVFEFAGAYLAGGAVTATVRSGMVDAGLFAQAPELLVYGMLASLLAAGIWLLVASSFGWPVSTTHSIIGAIVGFAAVGVGVEAVQWGKVVNIAMSWVVSPMLAGAIAYALFFSVQRLILDTPNPLASAKRYVPMYIFLVGFIVSLVTLFKGLTHIGIDLTTGQNYAIATLVGLIIMGIGILAIRRLKFDPSAERDFHFANVEKVFGVLMLVTACAMAFAHGSNDVANAVGPLAAVVGVVQSGGEIDTRTVMPSWILLLGGFGIVLGLVTYGKKVIAMVGSRITELTPSRGFAATLAAAGTVVLASGTGLPISTTHTLVGAVLGVGLARGIAALDLRVVRTIFLSWIITLPAGAVLSILFFFILLGSFGRGIFD, from the coding sequence ATGGAATATGGACTGATCCTGATCCTGCTGGCGGTCGCGTTCGGCCTGTTCATGGCCTGGGGCGTCGGTGCCAACGACGTGGCAAACGCGATGTCGACCTCGGTCGGCTCGCGCGCGCTCACCATCAAACAAGCCATCATCATCGCCGCGGTGTTCGAGTTCGCCGGTGCCTATCTCGCCGGCGGCGCGGTGACCGCCACGGTGCGCAGCGGGATGGTGGACGCGGGGCTGTTCGCGCAGGCCCCCGAGCTGCTGGTGTACGGCATGCTCGCCTCGCTGCTCGCCGCCGGCATCTGGCTCCTGGTCGCGTCGAGCTTCGGCTGGCCGGTCTCCACCACCCATTCGATCATCGGCGCCATCGTCGGCTTCGCCGCCGTGGGCGTGGGCGTGGAGGCGGTGCAGTGGGGCAAGGTGGTCAACATCGCCATGAGTTGGGTGGTCTCGCCCATGCTCGCTGGGGCGATCGCCTATGCGCTGTTCTTCAGCGTGCAGCGCCTCATCTTGGATACGCCCAATCCCTTGGCCAGCGCCAAGCGGTATGTGCCGATGTACATCTTCCTGGTCGGCTTCATCGTCTCGCTGGTCACGCTGTTCAAAGGCCTCACCCACATCGGCATCGACCTGACCACGGGTCAGAACTACGCCATCGCGACCCTGGTCGGCCTGATCATCATGGGCATCGGCATCCTCGCCATCCGCCGGCTGAAGTTCGACCCGAGCGCCGAGCGCGACTTCCATTTCGCGAACGTCGAGAAGGTGTTCGGCGTCCTGATGCTGGTCACCGCGTGTGCCATGGCCTTCGCCCACGGCTCCAACGACGTCGCCAACGCGGTGGGACCGCTGGCCGCGGTGGTGGGCGTGGTGCAGTCGGGCGGGGAGATCGACACGCGCACCGTGATGCCGTCGTGGATCCTGTTGCTCGGCGGCTTCGGCATCGTGCTGGGTCTGGTGACCTACGGCAAGAAGGTGATCGCCATGGTCGGTTCGCGCATCACCGAACTCACGCCCAGCCGCGGCTTCGCCGCCACGCTGGCCGCGGCCGGCACGGTGGTGCTCGCCTCCGGCACCGGACTGCCGATCTCCACCACCCATACCCTGGTAGGTGCGGTGCTCGGTGTCGGGCTCGCGCGCGGTATCGCGGCGCTGGACCTGCGCGTGGTGCGCACCATCTTCCTGTCCTGGATCATC
- a CDS encoding TIGR00153 family protein: protein MAPRSYITDLFGSSPIRPLQQHMAQVESCARELIRFVDAALAGDWETAAAQQRLITTCEHKADALKKDLRMHLPKGLFMPVSRPDVLEVLWRQDQIANKTKDIAGLMLGRRMQIPGPIAEPFRAFVARCLDAVTQAHVAVDELDELLDTGFSGGEVVRVEEMLRKLDAIESETDTIQVKVREGLFAIERDLPPVDVMFTYQIIAWVGDIADLAQQVGSRLQLMLAR, encoded by the coding sequence ATGGCCCCGCGTAGCTACATCACGGACCTCTTCGGCAGTTCCCCCATTCGCCCGCTGCAGCAGCACATGGCGCAGGTCGAGTCATGCGCGCGCGAACTGATCCGCTTCGTCGACGCCGCGCTGGCCGGCGATTGGGAAACGGCGGCCGCGCAGCAGCGGCTGATCACGACTTGCGAGCACAAGGCCGACGCGCTCAAGAAGGACCTGCGCATGCACCTGCCCAAGGGGCTGTTCATGCCCGTGTCGCGCCCCGACGTGCTCGAGGTGCTGTGGCGCCAGGACCAAATCGCCAACAAGACCAAGGACATCGCCGGCCTGATGCTGGGGCGGCGTATGCAGATCCCCGGCCCCATCGCCGAGCCGTTTCGCGCCTTCGTGGCCCGCTGCCTCGATGCGGTGACCCAGGCGCATGTCGCGGTGGACGAACTCGACGAGTTGCTCGACACGGGTTTCAGCGGCGGCGAGGTGGTGCGTGTGGAGGAGATGCTGCGCAAGCTCGACGCCATCGAGAGCGAGACCGACACGATCCAGGTCAAGGTGCGCGAGGGGCTGTTCGCCATCGAGCGGGATCTTCCCCCGGTCGATGTGATGTTTACCTACCAGATCATCGCCTGGGTGGGCGACATCGCCGACCTCGCGCAGCAGGTGGGTAGCCGCCTGCAGCTGATGCTCGCCCGTTAA